A window of the Desulforapulum autotrophicum HRM2 genome harbors these coding sequences:
- the dsrP gene encoding sulfate reduction electron transfer complex DsrMKJOP subunit DsrP, giving the protein MLEIAIKGSKKYWIWLGVLCAVIGAGFLVYVDQFINGLMTTAMSRDVTWGFYIANFTYLVGVAAGGVMVVIPFYLHNYEKFHRITILGEFLAVAALIMCLLFIVVDLGQPIRMLNVLLYPTPHSMLFWDMCVLNGYLFLNIVIGWKVLEAERNQIKPPAWTTPLIYLSIPFAIGIHTVTAYLYCGLPGRGFWLTAILAPRFLASAFAAGPSVLILLCYVVRKFTKFDPGWEAMQTLSKIACYALISNVFFFLCEIFVTYYSKIPGHMTHIDYLFFGLHGHNTMVPWMWSSMILMISAAIMLVIPVLRSNATLLPFICVMVIIGTWIDKSLGMIAGGFVPSPLHHVTEYMPTFKEIGITLGIYAAGLFILTILYKLATTVKEEVRG; this is encoded by the coding sequence ATGCTTGAAATAGCTATCAAAGGAAGCAAAAAGTACTGGATCTGGCTTGGGGTACTTTGCGCTGTCATCGGAGCAGGCTTTCTTGTCTATGTGGACCAGTTCATCAACGGTCTGATGACAACCGCCATGAGCCGGGACGTCACCTGGGGATTTTACATCGCCAACTTCACCTACCTTGTGGGAGTCGCCGCAGGAGGTGTCATGGTGGTCATTCCCTTTTATCTTCACAACTATGAAAAATTCCACAGGATCACCATCCTGGGTGAATTTCTGGCCGTTGCAGCCTTGATCATGTGTCTGCTCTTCATCGTGGTCGACCTTGGCCAGCCCATCAGGATGCTCAACGTGCTTCTCTACCCCACCCCCCATTCCATGCTGTTCTGGGACATGTGTGTGCTCAACGGCTACCTGTTTCTTAACATTGTGATCGGGTGGAAGGTGCTGGAAGCTGAAAGAAACCAGATCAAGCCACCGGCTTGGACAACCCCCTTGATCTATCTGTCCATCCCCTTTGCCATCGGCATCCATACGGTAACGGCCTATCTGTACTGTGGCCTTCCGGGCAGGGGCTTCTGGCTCACGGCAATCCTGGCACCCAGGTTCCTGGCATCGGCCTTTGCCGCAGGACCGTCCGTGCTGATCCTGCTCTGCTATGTTGTCAGGAAATTCACCAAGTTTGATCCGGGCTGGGAAGCCATGCAGACGCTTTCCAAGATCGCCTGCTATGCATTGATCTCAAATGTGTTCTTCTTTCTTTGTGAGATCTTTGTCACCTACTACAGCAAGATCCCCGGGCACATGACCCACATCGACTACCTCTTCTTCGGACTCCACGGTCACAACACCATGGTTCCCTGGATGTGGTCATCAATGATTCTCATGATCTCGGCTGCCATCATGCTGGTTATCCCGGTGTTGAGAAGCAACGCAACGCTTCTGCCTTTCATCTGTGTCATGGTAATCATCGGCACCTGGATCGACAAGAGTCTTGGCATGATCGCAGGCGGGTTTGTACCCTCCCCGCTTCACCATGTGACAGAGTACATGCCAACCTTCAAGGAGATCGGCATCACCCTGGGCATCTACGCCGCAGGCCTTTTCATCCTGACCATTCTGTACAAGCTTGCCACCACGGTCAAGGAAGAGGTCAGAGGATAG
- the dsrK gene encoding sulfate reduction electron transfer complex DsrMKJOP subunit DsrK yields MADELKPDELLDKVDYTPTSGSWMNTAVQIRPGMYCYAAKPESLETLSAPNARQWNPLDKDWKLPENWQQIIHEGIKDRLEKFRTFKIFMDVCVRCGACADKCHFFLGTGDPKNMPVLRAELLRSVYRNDFTTVGKILSKVPGGDRLAGGRPMTVDVLKEWWYYFFQCSECRRCSVFCPYGIDTAEITIMGRELLNLLGLNIDWIATPVSNCYQTGNHLGIQPHAFKDMLDFFTEDLEEITGVNVAPQFNKKGADILFITPSGDVFADPGTYTCQGYMVLFKYLKDKYNLDVTWSTYASEGGNFGFFTSHETMKRLNAKMYAEAKRLGVKWILGGECGHMWRVINQYMDTMNGPADFLEEPVNPITGTKFENSKSTKMVHITEFTADLIKHNKLEFDKSRNSNRIITFHDSCNPARGMGLLEEPRYCIKAVCDNFFEMPENTIREQTFCCGSGAGLNAGENIELRMAGGLPRANAVKFVHDKFNVNTLATICAIDRAALPALCEYWVPEVEVYGVHELIGNALILPGEKKRTTDLRMEPLPGMEDDDE; encoded by the coding sequence ATGGCTGACGAACTTAAACCTGATGAATTGTTGGACAAGGTAGATTATACCCCTACCTCGGGCAGCTGGATGAATACCGCCGTCCAGATCAGACCCGGGATGTACTGCTATGCTGCAAAGCCTGAAAGCCTGGAGACCCTGAGTGCCCCCAATGCCCGGCAGTGGAATCCCCTTGATAAAGACTGGAAACTTCCTGAAAACTGGCAACAAATCATCCATGAGGGAATCAAAGACCGCCTGGAAAAATTCCGGACATTCAAAATCTTCATGGATGTCTGTGTTCGTTGCGGTGCCTGTGCAGACAAATGCCACTTTTTCCTTGGCACGGGTGATCCCAAAAACATGCCTGTTCTAAGGGCTGAACTGTTAAGGTCTGTTTATCGAAACGACTTTACAACGGTCGGAAAAATTCTCTCAAAGGTCCCAGGAGGAGACAGGCTGGCCGGTGGTAGACCCATGACCGTGGACGTACTGAAAGAGTGGTGGTACTACTTTTTCCAGTGCAGTGAATGTCGCCGATGCTCAGTCTTCTGTCCCTACGGCATTGATACCGCCGAGATCACCATCATGGGCCGGGAACTTTTAAACCTGCTGGGCTTGAACATCGACTGGATCGCAACCCCTGTTTCCAACTGCTACCAGACCGGAAACCATCTGGGTATCCAGCCCCATGCCTTTAAGGACATGCTCGACTTTTTCACCGAGGATCTCGAAGAGATCACAGGGGTCAACGTTGCCCCCCAGTTCAACAAAAAAGGGGCTGATATTCTTTTCATCACTCCTTCCGGTGATGTATTTGCCGATCCGGGCACCTACACCTGCCAGGGCTACATGGTCCTCTTTAAATATTTGAAGGACAAGTATAACCTGGACGTCACCTGGAGCACCTACGCATCCGAGGGTGGAAACTTTGGTTTCTTCACCAGTCACGAAACCATGAAACGCCTCAACGCCAAGATGTATGCCGAGGCCAAGCGCCTGGGCGTCAAATGGATTCTTGGCGGCGAATGCGGACACATGTGGCGGGTGATCAACCAGTACATGGACACCATGAACGGCCCTGCCGATTTCCTTGAGGAACCTGTGAACCCCATCACGGGAACCAAATTTGAAAATTCAAAGTCCACCAAAATGGTTCATATCACCGAGTTCACAGCCGACCTTATCAAGCACAATAAACTTGAATTTGACAAGAGCCGCAACTCAAACCGCATCATCACCTTCCATGATTCCTGCAACCCTGCAAGGGGAATGGGTCTTCTGGAAGAGCCCCGCTACTGCATCAAGGCCGTTTGTGACAACTTCTTTGAAATGCCGGAAAATACCATCCGGGAGCAGACCTTCTGCTGCGGATCAGGGGCCGGACTCAATGCAGGTGAAAACATCGAACTTCGTATGGCAGGCGGTCTGCCAAGGGCCAACGCCGTAAAGTTTGTCCATGATAAATTCAATGTTAATACCCTTGCAACCATCTGCGCCATTGACAGGGCGGCCCTTCCGGCCCTTTGTGAATACTGGGTACCAGAGGTTGAAGTTTATGGTGTGCACGAGCTGATCGGAAACGCCTTGATCCTCCCTGGAGAGAAAAAGCGAACCACCGATCTACGCATGGAACCCTTACCGGGTATGGAGGATGACGATGAGTAA
- a CDS encoding DUF6909 family protein, producing the protein MQELSKSQLARLAIREFKIITDSLAIRGFYRPSGRLGKALEGCLRDLSPEIYGSMNDPRVVEIKGLEYVIDRLPQGIEQATKIILTDEDQFDETPFMAIEPLRRRRISYRISDRELCFIVSRGISEVYDIVTHMAFLNIEARKIHRRMLDDYGNPRMEWKALERVVNQKNDLTVTELDSAIWNLSIILGRPYHETREAYDSLEKNRRESQSNNGLFSLIYNLGWRIENEHRSKDDTLVIYFTPSLMKIIGHHRYGKIWASHIKERLFDLGLSSRPLHIVSANLHSVVNLFYGYAAVTGAEKSAGDKDLYGFLCGLRHKKDEIIALAQSHGLVSLPDRSGANTDCQIIDTALLDTVDLHPDLGFDLSREKNERPVILVMDYAFGAQAFELMENLLKPWSSNSETSLLHVGSISIMGKAGILTGETGDIMLATAHVCEGTSDNYIVENDLAVEDFNGELAVYTGPMATVLGTSLQNRDVLEMFQKDWRAVGLEMEGGHYQKAISAAIIKGFIPSNTRTLYAYYASDNPLKTGNTLAAGPMGDEGVKPTYLITKVILEKIMADFK; encoded by the coding sequence ATGCAGGAGTTAAGCAAGAGCCAGCTGGCCCGGCTTGCCATTCGGGAGTTCAAGATCATCACGGACTCCCTTGCCATCCGGGGCTTTTATCGACCGTCCGGCCGGCTGGGCAAGGCCCTTGAGGGATGTTTGAGGGATTTAAGTCCTGAAATATACGGCTCCATGAACGACCCCAGGGTGGTTGAAATAAAGGGGCTTGAGTATGTCATTGATCGTCTTCCCCAGGGGATTGAACAGGCCACCAAGATTATTCTGACCGACGAGGACCAGTTTGACGAGACCCCCTTTATGGCCATTGAGCCGTTGCGGCGGCGGCGGATTTCCTACCGGATCAGCGATCGGGAGCTTTGTTTCATCGTTTCACGGGGGATCAGTGAGGTCTATGATATTGTCACCCATATGGCCTTTTTGAACATTGAGGCAAGAAAAATCCACCGCCGGATGCTCGATGATTATGGCAATCCAAGAATGGAGTGGAAGGCGCTTGAGCGGGTGGTCAACCAAAAGAACGACCTCACCGTGACGGAGCTGGATTCGGCCATCTGGAACCTGAGTATCATCCTGGGGCGTCCCTACCATGAAACCCGGGAAGCCTATGATTCCCTTGAAAAAAATCGACGGGAAAGCCAGAGCAACAATGGACTTTTTTCCCTTATTTACAACCTTGGCTGGCGCATTGAAAATGAGCACCGGTCAAAGGATGATACCCTGGTGATTTATTTCACACCATCGTTGATGAAGATCATCGGTCACCATCGCTATGGAAAGATCTGGGCATCCCACATCAAAGAGCGGCTGTTTGACCTGGGGCTTTCCAGTCGCCCCCTCCACATTGTCAGTGCCAACCTTCACAGCGTTGTCAATCTTTTCTATGGATATGCCGCCGTCACTGGGGCTGAAAAGTCTGCCGGAGACAAGGATCTTTACGGTTTTTTGTGCGGCTTGAGGCATAAGAAGGATGAGATCATTGCCCTTGCCCAGTCCCACGGCCTGGTGAGTCTGCCCGATCGTTCCGGGGCAAACACTGACTGCCAGATCATCGATACGGCCTTGCTTGACACGGTTGACCTCCACCCGGACCTTGGGTTTGATCTGTCCCGGGAGAAGAATGAACGTCCGGTCATCCTTGTGATGGATTACGCTTTTGGTGCCCAGGCCTTTGAGTTGATGGAAAATCTTCTCAAGCCCTGGTCGTCAAACAGCGAAACCTCGCTCCTCCATGTGGGATCGATTTCCATCATGGGCAAGGCTGGAATACTTACCGGGGAAACCGGGGATATCATGCTTGCCACGGCCCATGTATGCGAGGGAACCTCTGACAACTACATTGTTGAAAATGACCTGGCAGTTGAAGATTTTAACGGTGAACTTGCGGTGTACACGGGACCCATGGCAACGGTTCTCGGCACAAGCCTCCAGAATCGGGATGTGCTTGAGATGTTCCAGAAGGACTGGCGGGCAGTGGGTCTTGAGATGGAAGGGGGGCACTATCAAAAGGCCATCAGCGCTGCCATTATCAAGGGGTTCATACCCAGCAACACCAGAACCCTGTACGCCTACTATGCCTCGGACAATCCCCTCAAGACCGGCAACACCCTTGCCGCAGGTCCCATGGGCGATGAGGGGGTGAAACCCACCTATTTGATCACCAAGGTCATTCTTGAAAAAATCATGGCAGATTTTAAATAG
- a CDS encoding RsbRD N-terminal domain-containing protein, protein MDFQKDIKKSLQTNKKKILDQWFDATIKTYPSETARVLGRIKNKFDNPVGAATHESLEAVFEEILKEMDPTALEDAIDPIIRIRAVQNFTPASAVGFVFDLKEIAKKIMAPELHETFDRRVDTIALAAFNRYMRCREAIFLIKATEAKKRIHSAFERAGLVTELKEKELF, encoded by the coding sequence ATGGATTTTCAAAAAGACATAAAAAAAAGTCTTCAAACAAACAAAAAAAAGATCCTCGACCAATGGTTTGATGCCACCATAAAAACATATCCTTCCGAAACAGCACGGGTGCTTGGCCGCATTAAAAATAAATTTGACAACCCCGTGGGTGCTGCCACCCACGAAAGCCTTGAAGCTGTTTTTGAAGAGATACTCAAGGAGATGGACCCCACAGCCCTTGAGGATGCCATTGACCCCATCATCCGTATCCGGGCTGTCCAGAATTTCACACCAGCATCTGCCGTGGGGTTTGTGTTTGACCTCAAAGAAATCGCAAAAAAAATCATGGCGCCGGAATTGCACGAAACCTTTGACAGACGGGTCGATACAATAGCCCTTGCAGCATTTAACCGGTACATGAGATGTCGAGAAGCGATATTCCTTATAAAGGCTACCGAAGCCAAAAAACGGATTCACTCAGCCTTTGAAAGGGCAGGTTTAGTAACGGAGCTAAAGGAAAAGGAACTCTTTTAG
- the dsrM gene encoding sulfate reduction electron transfer complex DsrMKJOP subunit DsrM: protein MKQKYMLPLTGVFLLFLLAYAGVEGAGMQWFFGIVVPYAAVAAFIAGFIYRVMGWAASAVPFRIPTTCGQQKSLPWIKQNRIDNPDTAAGVFVRMVLEICAFRSLFRNTKAAFNRNEKNKITYSWEIFLWVGALAFHYAFLVVILRHLRFFLNPVPVCVKALEYLDGIIQIGLPGIFLSGIVLLAATLFLLARRIFDEKVSYISLAADYFPLFLIIGIAATGISMRYFTKVDILGVKTFTMGLATFHPVIPEGVGGLFYAHLFMVSVLLAYIPVSKLMHMAGVFLSPTRNMANNNRMKRHINPWNYAVEIHTYAQYEDHFREKMIEAGLPVDKKE from the coding sequence ATGAAGCAAAAGTACATGTTACCCCTGACAGGCGTTTTTCTGCTTTTTCTGCTGGCATACGCAGGGGTTGAGGGCGCCGGGATGCAATGGTTCTTTGGAATCGTTGTGCCCTACGCAGCGGTCGCAGCTTTTATCGCCGGGTTTATATACCGGGTGATGGGCTGGGCAGCGTCTGCCGTACCCTTCCGGATTCCCACAACCTGCGGTCAGCAAAAATCCCTACCGTGGATCAAACAGAACCGCATTGACAACCCTGACACTGCTGCCGGGGTATTCGTGCGAATGGTGCTTGAAATCTGTGCATTCAGGTCCCTGTTTCGAAACACCAAGGCTGCATTCAACAGAAATGAGAAAAACAAGATCACCTACTCCTGGGAAATCTTTCTCTGGGTGGGCGCCCTTGCCTTTCATTACGCATTTCTGGTGGTGATTCTACGGCACCTGAGGTTTTTCCTCAACCCGGTTCCGGTCTGCGTCAAGGCCCTTGAGTACCTTGACGGCATCATCCAGATCGGCCTTCCCGGCATTTTTCTGTCGGGTATCGTGCTTCTGGCGGCAACCCTGTTTCTCCTTGCCCGTAGAATTTTTGATGAAAAGGTAAGCTATATCTCCCTTGCAGCTGACTATTTTCCGCTGTTCCTTATCATCGGCATTGCAGCAACCGGCATATCCATGCGTTACTTCACCAAGGTAGACATCCTTGGGGTCAAGACATTTACCATGGGCCTTGCCACCTTCCACCCGGTAATTCCGGAAGGCGTCGGCGGTCTTTTTTATGCCCACCTCTTTATGGTCAGCGTGCTTCTTGCCTATATTCCCGTAAGTAAACTCATGCACATGGCCGGCGTCTTTTTGAGCCCCACAAGAAACATGGCAAACAACAACCGGATGAAACGGCACATCAACCCCTGGAACTATGCGGTGGAAATTCATACCTATGCGCAGTATGAAGATCACTTTAGGGAAAAAATGATAGAAGCTGGACTTCCAGTGGATAAGAAGGAGTAA
- the dsrJ gene encoding sulfate reduction electron transfer complex DsrMKJOP subunit DsrJ encodes MSKNAIMAGLAVFVIAALFPIWFNFGGTEAAPEPELSAKAKAAGKCVLDKYDMRANHMSLLDEWRDSVVRDADRKYNAANGKQFQMSLSTGENSCLGCHEDKEKFCDKCHTYASVDPYCWECHTTPKEINQ; translated from the coding sequence ATGAGTAAAAATGCAATCATGGCAGGATTGGCGGTCTTCGTCATTGCTGCCCTTTTCCCCATATGGTTCAACTTTGGCGGCACGGAAGCCGCTCCTGAGCCGGAACTTTCAGCCAAGGCCAAGGCCGCTGGAAAATGTGTTCTGGACAAGTATGACATGCGGGCAAACCATATGTCCCTGCTTGATGAATGGCGGGATTCCGTGGTCAGGGATGCTGACAGAAAGTACAATGCTGCCAACGGCAAACAGTTCCAGATGAGCCTTTCCACGGGTGAGAATTCCTGCCTTGGATGCCATGAGGACAAAGAAAAATTCTGTGACAAGTGCCATACCTATGCATCCGTGGATCCCTACTGCTGGGAGTGCCACACAACCCCCAAGGAGATCAACCAATGA
- a CDS encoding M18 family aminopeptidase, which translates to MPPEKQPPDKFNQAKFNQELFTFIDNSPTPFHAVRSMEKALNKQGFIHLDEGDAWHLETNGCYYVTRNNSSLIAFKMGGTPPWETGIKIIGAHTDSPCLRVKPSPLQRQDSMTRLGCEVYGGTLLNTWFDRGLNLAGRVTCRTVEKGKERIQSFLINYNRPVAIIPSLAIHLDREANTNRTVNPEVHISPLFSLDDQMNNPEQNDSFKAILLKRVNEEHPSHELVEVMAHELSFSHAEPCFYTGLDREIISAPRLDNLLSCHSALKSLWSAAPCTTAMVVFADNEEVGSETRTGARGSFLQSILSRMTQTPEQLARTTARSFMISCDNAHGVHPAFREKHEPNHRPLLNTGPVLKINASQRYATNSESGAVFKEICAGAKLVVQDFVMRSDLACGSTIGPAIAARAGIRTVDVGAATLAMHSVREVTGAKDPMMMFKALNHYLSLDELPLLSLT; encoded by the coding sequence ATGCCCCCTGAAAAACAACCCCCCGATAAGTTTAACCAGGCAAAATTTAATCAGGAACTTTTCACCTTTATTGACAACTCCCCAACCCCCTTTCATGCGGTCCGGTCCATGGAAAAGGCGCTCAACAAGCAAGGATTCATCCACCTTGACGAGGGTGATGCCTGGCATCTTGAAACCAATGGCTGCTACTATGTCACCCGGAACAACTCGTCGCTCATCGCATTTAAAATGGGGGGGACACCCCCCTGGGAGACAGGGATAAAAATTATCGGGGCCCACACGGACAGCCCCTGCCTGAGGGTCAAGCCCTCACCCCTGCAACGCCAGGATTCAATGACCCGCCTTGGCTGCGAGGTGTATGGCGGGACCTTGCTCAACACCTGGTTTGACCGGGGTCTCAACCTTGCCGGAAGGGTCACCTGCCGCACGGTTGAAAAGGGAAAAGAACGTATCCAGAGCTTTTTGATCAACTACAACCGGCCCGTAGCCATCATTCCAAGCCTTGCCATCCACCTGGACCGGGAAGCCAACACCAACCGAACAGTCAACCCCGAAGTCCACATTTCCCCGCTTTTTTCCCTGGATGACCAGATGAATAACCCTGAACAAAACGATTCGTTCAAGGCGATCCTCCTCAAACGGGTCAACGAGGAACACCCCTCCCATGAACTGGTTGAGGTCATGGCCCACGAGCTTTCGTTCTCCCATGCCGAGCCCTGCTTTTACACGGGCCTTGACCGCGAAATCATTTCAGCCCCAAGGCTTGACAACCTTCTGTCCTGCCATTCAGCCCTTAAAAGTCTGTGGTCGGCAGCCCCCTGCACCACTGCCATGGTGGTTTTTGCCGACAACGAGGAGGTGGGCAGTGAAACCCGGACAGGGGCCAGGGGATCTTTTCTTCAATCGATTCTGTCACGGATGACACAAACCCCGGAACAACTTGCAAGAACAACAGCCCGGTCATTCATGATCTCCTGCGACAATGCCCATGGGGTCCATCCGGCCTTCAGGGAAAAACATGAACCCAACCACCGGCCACTGCTCAACACCGGCCCCGTGCTCAAGATCAATGCATCCCAGCGCTATGCCACCAACTCGGAGTCAGGTGCTGTTTTTAAAGAAATCTGCGCAGGGGCCAAACTTGTGGTGCAGGATTTTGTCATGAGAAGCGACCTTGCCTGCGGAAGCACCATCGGCCCGGCCATTGCCGCAAGAGCAGGCATCCGGACCGTTGATGTCGGGGCCGCAACCCTTGCCATGCATTCAGTGCGGGAAGTGACCGGAGCAAAAGACCCAATGATGATGTTCAAGGCCCTGAATCACTACCTCTCACTTGATGAACTGCCGCTTTTATCCTTGACATAA
- the dsrO gene encoding sulfate reduction electron transfer complex DsrMKJOP subunit DsrO translates to MKKSRRSFLKVAGVSALGIGVAPAIKAVAASSAHAAAEATKTKNPEALTAKRWGMVIDTNKLNDEVAAKIVEACRKTHNVPDFHHEPDPEKFPKNRPVNQKQEVKWIWEEHFHNAFPDKEDEFLAEKFKNLPFLVTCNHCKNAPCVQACPTQATFKRDDGIVLMDFHRCIGCRFCMAACPFGSRSFNFRDPRPFIDEVNPDFPTRTKGVVEKCNLCAERLAKGLQPACVEVSEGAITVGDLEDPNSEVRALLNEKYSIRRKQELGTEPSVYYIM, encoded by the coding sequence ATGAAAAAGAGCAGAAGAAGCTTTTTGAAGGTCGCAGGCGTTTCTGCGCTGGGCATTGGTGTTGCTCCGGCAATAAAGGCTGTTGCAGCATCCAGCGCCCACGCCGCGGCCGAGGCGACAAAGACAAAGAACCCCGAAGCCCTTACGGCAAAACGATGGGGAATGGTCATAGACACCAATAAACTCAACGATGAAGTTGCAGCAAAGATTGTTGAAGCCTGCCGAAAGACCCACAACGTGCCTGACTTTCACCACGAGCCGGATCCTGAAAAGTTTCCCAAAAACCGGCCTGTGAACCAGAAACAGGAGGTCAAATGGATCTGGGAAGAGCATTTCCACAATGCCTTTCCCGACAAGGAAGACGAGTTCCTGGCAGAAAAATTCAAAAACCTGCCGTTTCTTGTCACCTGCAACCACTGCAAGAACGCTCCCTGCGTCCAGGCTTGTCCCACCCAGGCCACGTTTAAACGTGACGACGGCATTGTGCTCATGGACTTCCACCGCTGCATCGGGTGCAGGTTCTGCATGGCAGCCTGTCCGTTTGGCTCCAGAAGCTTTAACTTCAGGGATCCCCGGCCTTTTATCGACGAGGTCAATCCTGATTTTCCCACCCGGACCAAGGGCGTTGTGGAAAAATGCAACCTCTGCGCCGAACGCCTTGCCAAGGGCCTTCAACCGGCCTGTGTTGAGGTGAGTGAAGGTGCAATCACCGTGGGAGATCTTGAAGATCCCAATTCCGAGGTCCGGGCACTCTTGAACGAGAAATATTCAATCAGACGTAAACAGGAGCTTGGAACTGAGCCTTCTGTTTATTACATCATGTAG
- the pgi gene encoding glucose-6-phosphate isomerase, whose protein sequence is MLKKIDPAQTESWKRLGRHYDGVKDLAMDDLFQQDPDRFKRLSMAFKDMVVDVSKNRITDKTLALLMDLARETGVKEAIAMMFRGDRINETEGRSVLHVALRNLADTPVLVDGKDVMPGVRGVLEQMRLFSTRVYSGQQTGYSNRTITDIVNIGIGGSDLGPKMVATALAPYARKGLNVHFVSNVDGTHIVETLKGLDPATTLFIIASKTFTTQETMTNAASARQWFLEGAGDPGHVAQHFVAISTNAAAVEAFGIDRDNMFGFWDWVGGRYSLWSAIGLSVACYIGFDNFKRLLKGGFDMDCHFRDTPLEQNIPVVLAMISIWYVNFFNFPTEAVLPYDQGLEYFPAYLQQACMESNGKSTDRNGNLVAHATSPIVWGEPGTNGQHAFYQLLHQGTQIVPCDFLVPAISHNPLGDHHALLVANCFAQAEALMKGRGEQEVTREMTAKGMDGEKLGRLLPHRVFHGNRPSNTIVFKQLTPEVLGAIIAMYEHKIFVQGVVWNIFSFDQWGVELGKALASQIFPELADHETVVTHDGSTNGLINVFKQMRSKTCRS, encoded by the coding sequence ATGTTAAAAAAAATTGACCCTGCCCAGACAGAAAGCTGGAAACGTTTGGGCCGTCATTATGATGGGGTAAAGGATCTTGCCATGGACGATCTTTTTCAACAGGACCCTGATCGTTTTAAGCGTTTGTCCATGGCATTCAAGGATATGGTGGTGGATGTCTCCAAGAACCGGATCACCGACAAGACCCTGGCGCTTCTAATGGACCTGGCACGGGAAACCGGCGTAAAGGAGGCCATTGCCATGATGTTCAGGGGCGACAGGATCAATGAGACCGAGGGGCGATCGGTTCTCCACGTTGCCCTGCGCAACCTTGCAGATACGCCTGTTCTTGTGGATGGCAAAGATGTCATGCCCGGGGTCAGGGGGGTGCTCGAACAGATGCGGCTTTTTTCAACCCGGGTGTATTCAGGACAGCAGACGGGTTACTCCAACCGAACTATCACGGATATTGTCAACATCGGCATTGGCGGGTCGGATCTGGGCCCCAAGATGGTGGCAACCGCCCTTGCTCCCTACGCAAGAAAGGGGCTGAACGTCCACTTTGTCTCCAACGTGGACGGCACCCACATTGTAGAAACCTTGAAGGGGCTTGATCCTGCCACCACCCTTTTTATCATCGCTTCAAAGACATTCACCACCCAGGAGACCATGACCAATGCGGCATCGGCAAGGCAGTGGTTCCTTGAGGGGGCAGGGGACCCTGGCCATGTGGCACAACACTTTGTTGCCATTTCAACCAATGCCGCGGCCGTTGAAGCCTTTGGTATTGACAGGGACAACATGTTTGGGTTCTGGGACTGGGTCGGGGGGCGTTACTCCCTGTGGTCGGCCATAGGGCTTTCCGTTGCCTGCTACATTGGGTTTGACAATTTTAAGCGTCTTTTAAAAGGCGGGTTTGACATGGACTGCCACTTTCGAGACACGCCCCTTGAGCAGAATATTCCGGTTGTCCTTGCCATGATCAGCATCTGGTATGTGAACTTTTTCAATTTTCCAACCGAGGCTGTTCTTCCCTATGACCAGGGCCTTGAATATTTTCCTGCCTATCTCCAGCAGGCCTGCATGGAGAGCAACGGCAAGTCAACGGACCGGAACGGCAACCTTGTTGCCCATGCCACCAGCCCCATTGTGTGGGGAGAGCCCGGGACCAACGGGCAGCACGCATTTTATCAGCTGCTCCACCAGGGCACCCAGATTGTTCCCTGTGATTTTCTGGTGCCTGCCATAAGCCATAATCCCCTGGGTGACCACCATGCCCTGCTGGTTGCCAACTGCTTTGCCCAGGCTGAAGCGTTGATGAAGGGCAGGGGGGAACAAGAGGTGACCCGGGAGATGACAGCCAAGGGCATGGATGGCGAGAAACTAGGGCGGCTGCTTCCCCATCGGGTCTTCCATGGAAACCGCCCGTCCAACACCATTGTTTTTAAACAACTCACACCCGAGGTGCTCGGGGCGATCATTGCCATGTACGAACATAAGATCTTTGTCCAGGGGGTGGTGTGGAATATTTTCAGCTTTGACCAGTGGGGGGTGGAGCTTGGAAAGGCCCTTGCCAGTCAAATTTTTCCGGAACTTGCCGACCACGAAACCGTGGTCACCCACGACGGTTCAACCAACGGTCTGATCAACGTTTTCAAGCAGATGAGGAGCAAAACATGCAGGAGTTAA